A portion of the Streptomyces coeruleoprunus genome contains these proteins:
- a CDS encoding GntR family transcriptional regulator, producing the protein MVSGERRRPVVVLYERIADAIHAGVYPPGSTLPSEPRLAAELGVSRPALREALLLLQEDGLVTVRRGVGRTVSDSPPRRGFEHVQPLEDLLGTGAPVRVRALLRTVEEPTDFTTQHLLAPARAELRFWESLLAADGTAAALSQEWAAPDDVLEGAHPAFAAALRDVPDPSRTSMLAVLAGASRGVALTAHSGVTATLVGQRRGEQLGRPADTPAVLVTQVVRAADTPILAAKHMLPTGAPALPVLQSN; encoded by the coding sequence GTGGTCAGCGGAGAGCGGCGACGGCCCGTCGTGGTGCTGTACGAGCGGATTGCGGACGCCATCCACGCGGGCGTCTACCCGCCCGGCTCCACCCTGCCGTCCGAGCCCCGGCTCGCCGCCGAGCTGGGCGTGAGCCGGCCGGCCCTGCGCGAGGCGCTGCTCCTGCTCCAGGAGGACGGGCTCGTGACGGTACGGCGCGGGGTGGGCCGCACGGTCAGCGACAGCCCGCCGCGCCGGGGCTTCGAGCACGTCCAGCCGCTGGAGGACCTGCTGGGCACGGGGGCGCCCGTGCGCGTACGGGCCCTGCTGCGCACCGTGGAGGAGCCGACGGACTTCACCACCCAGCACCTGCTGGCGCCCGCGCGGGCGGAGCTGCGGTTCTGGGAGTCGCTGCTGGCCGCCGACGGGACGGCGGCGGCGCTCAGCCAGGAGTGGGCCGCGCCGGACGACGTCCTGGAGGGTGCGCACCCGGCGTTCGCCGCGGCGCTGCGCGACGTACCGGACCCGTCCCGTACGTCGATGCTGGCCGTGCTGGCCGGGGCGTCGCGCGGGGTGGCGCTCACGGCTCACAGCGGGGTGACGGCCACGCTGGTGGGGCAGCGGCGGGGCGAACAGCTCGGCCGCCCGGCCGACACCCCGGCGGTCCTGGTCACCCAGGTGGTCCGTGCCGCGGACACCCCGATCCTGGCGGCGAAGCACATGCTCCCGACGGGAGCCCCGGCTTTGCCGGTACTCCAATCAAACTGA
- a CDS encoding MFS transporter yields MSTTPARTRSGAASDLTGRGPMLLALVLAVLGYQINATMLSPALPDVIERLGTTTAAAGLSQTLFFLMAAIGQVTLARLSDQRGRKPMMLLCAVVLIVGNLLCVFAPNIEVFIAGRVLQGVSAAMFTLAFLTLNQLLTPAGFGKAAGIITAVNGGLAGVDAIAGGQIADTIGFRGIFVCSTLIAVAGLLGVRRYVPDVPPTTAPDARFDTRGITALALGLTGVLVGLAQGAAWGWTSVLTLAFLLGGVASLVFFVVSQKSAANPVIDIEVLASRRAWPLLITTICTLGGAFGAIALTIPLFSQDARVGLGLSAVTSAVLFLTPIQLIGVVSAPLTGRLGPRIGWRRIVVTGAVANFVIFLFATLFLHSEWILVASLAALGVTYGGFMLTGLNGLAVTTAPKDKPGSLSGLNGACFGIGASLGIALASAMITAGSDAQGVTEAGYQHAMYIALALLGVGVLTALLIQRPQAEETAAADDRPLIVTHH; encoded by the coding sequence ATGTCGACCACGCCCGCCCGGACGCGTTCCGGCGCCGCATCCGATCTCACGGGGCGTGGCCCCATGCTGCTGGCCCTGGTGCTGGCGGTCCTCGGCTACCAGATCAACGCGACCATGCTCAGCCCGGCGCTGCCCGACGTCATCGAGCGCCTCGGCACTACGACGGCCGCCGCCGGCCTCTCCCAGACGCTGTTCTTCCTCATGGCCGCGATCGGCCAGGTCACCCTGGCCCGCCTCAGTGACCAGCGCGGCCGCAAGCCCATGATGCTGCTCTGCGCCGTCGTCCTGATCGTCGGCAACCTGCTGTGCGTCTTCGCGCCGAACATCGAGGTCTTCATCGCCGGCCGCGTCCTCCAGGGCGTCTCCGCCGCGATGTTCACCCTCGCCTTCCTCACCCTGAACCAGCTGCTCACCCCGGCCGGCTTCGGCAAGGCCGCCGGCATCATCACCGCCGTCAACGGCGGCCTCGCCGGCGTCGACGCCATCGCGGGCGGCCAGATCGCCGACACCATCGGCTTCCGCGGCATCTTCGTCTGCTCCACCCTGATCGCCGTCGCCGGTCTGCTCGGCGTCCGCCGCTACGTCCCGGACGTGCCGCCCACCACGGCCCCCGACGCCCGCTTCGACACGCGCGGCATCACCGCCCTGGCGCTCGGCCTCACCGGTGTCCTCGTCGGCCTCGCCCAGGGCGCGGCCTGGGGCTGGACCTCCGTCCTGACGCTCGCCTTCCTGCTGGGCGGCGTGGCCTCCCTGGTCTTCTTCGTCGTCTCGCAGAAGAGCGCCGCCAACCCGGTGATCGACATCGAGGTGCTCGCCTCGCGCCGCGCCTGGCCGCTGCTGATCACCACCATCTGCACCCTCGGCGGGGCCTTCGGCGCGATCGCCCTGACCATCCCGCTGTTCTCGCAGGACGCCCGCGTCGGCCTCGGCCTGTCCGCCGTCACCTCGGCGGTCCTCTTCCTCACCCCGATCCAGCTGATCGGTGTGGTCTCCGCCCCGCTCACCGGGCGCCTCGGCCCGCGGATCGGGTGGCGCAGGATCGTCGTCACCGGCGCCGTCGCCAACTTCGTGATCTTCCTGTTCGCCACGCTCTTCCTGCACAGCGAGTGGATCCTCGTCGCCTCGCTCGCCGCGCTCGGCGTCACGTACGGCGGCTTCATGCTCACCGGCCTCAACGGCCTCGCCGTCACCACCGCCCCCAAGGACAAGCCGGGTTCCCTGTCCGGCCTCAACGGCGCCTGCTTCGGCATCGGCGCGTCCCTCGGCATCGCCCTGGCGTCCGCCATGATCACCGCGGGCAGCGACGCCCAGGGCGTCACCGAGGCCGGCTACCAGCACGCGATGTACATCGCGCTCGCGCTCCTCGGTGTCGGTGTCCTGACCGCCCTGCTCATCCAGCGCCCGCAGGCGGAGGAGACCGCCGCCGCCGACGACCGGCCGCTGATCGTCACGCACCACTGA